In a genomic window of Streptomyces sp. BHT-5-2:
- a CDS encoding 3-oxoacyl-ACP synthase III family protein translates to MEPDAPRARLTAIAAHLPSGYRTMEETRARIAASGGAYAPPPGLLEDLTGVRGVHVRGEGVQASDLAVTAAEQVLAQSGIGIGEVDLLLFAATCQDLVEPATAHIVAAKLGATCPVFDIKNACNSVLNAMETANAFIATGRYRTVLIACGETATEVTRWRVPDHDALLRAMPGYTVSDAGAALLLTATPAEADGPGLLAMAFGGDSSAWRACTVAGGGSMHTRSVDDEHTTLRLGGNLLRNELDALPFILEPHPEMAAIRASAFIAFHQISMPQFHDTRDKLRLPADRCLATVAEHGNCAAASLPLQLARAQQSDRIERGDTVGLIGLASGTSFGLALIRL, encoded by the coding sequence ATGGAGCCGGATGCCCCGCGTGCCCGTCTGACGGCGATCGCCGCCCATCTGCCGTCCGGTTACCGGACGATGGAGGAGACCCGGGCGAGGATCGCCGCCTCCGGCGGGGCCTACGCACCGCCGCCCGGTCTGCTGGAAGACCTCACCGGCGTACGCGGCGTCCACGTGCGAGGCGAGGGCGTCCAGGCCTCCGACCTCGCCGTGACCGCTGCCGAGCAGGTGCTGGCGCAGTCCGGCATCGGGATCGGCGAAGTGGACCTGCTGCTGTTCGCCGCGACCTGCCAGGACCTCGTCGAGCCGGCCACCGCGCACATCGTGGCCGCCAAACTCGGCGCCACCTGCCCGGTCTTCGACATCAAGAACGCCTGCAACAGCGTGCTCAACGCGATGGAGACCGCCAACGCCTTCATCGCGACCGGTCGCTACCGCACCGTCCTGATCGCCTGCGGTGAGACCGCCACCGAGGTCACCCGTTGGCGCGTGCCCGATCACGACGCCCTGCTCCGGGCCATGCCCGGCTACACCGTCTCCGACGCCGGGGCCGCACTGCTGCTGACCGCGACCCCGGCCGAGGCCGACGGTCCGGGACTGCTCGCCATGGCCTTCGGCGGTGACTCCAGCGCCTGGCGGGCGTGCACCGTGGCTGGAGGGGGCTCGATGCACACCCGCTCCGTCGACGACGAGCACACCACCCTCCGCCTCGGCGGCAACCTCCTGCGCAACGAGCTCGACGCGCTGCCGTTCATCCTGGAACCCCACCCCGAGATGGCGGCCATCCGCGCGAGCGCGTTCATCGCCTTCCACCAGATCTCGATGCCCCAGTTCCACGACACCCGCGACAAGCTCCGTCTGCCCGCCGACCGCTGCCTGGCGACCGTCGCCGAACACGGCAACTGCGCCGCGGCCTCCCTGCCGCTGCAACTGGCCAGGGCACAGCAGTCGGACCGGATCGAACGGGGTGACACCGTCGGCCTGATCGGCCTGGCCAGCGGGACCAGCTTCGGTCTCGCCCTGATCCGGTTGTGA
- a CDS encoding alpha/beta fold hydrolase codes for MAPRPADRPPPIVPHRLLPGYPAPDDWWRVPATGQHYLDAGAGAPVLLLHGNPSWSYVWRRLLPVLSPHVRCLAPDLPGLGLSPRPVPPPSNADRYAAQLDFLDSLFTHLVDHRRIPPRGWTFVMHDWGGPLGIAWALRNPGVVDRLVVLNTIGFRWPPGYRLPLSLRSIRGVAAVAALAHLTNAFPRAAVRAGVVHRLRVEVRRAYLLPYAHRRDRGAVVEFVRSIPRDDDPAWRLLEPPEGRSRLARLPVFVGWGMRDPVFTPLVLDEWTRRFPQARVHRYADAGHYVMEDAADELGRDIRDFLLETARR; via the coding sequence ATGGCACCACGACCCGCCGACCGGCCGCCGCCGATCGTGCCCCACCGACTGCTGCCCGGCTATCCGGCCCCAGACGACTGGTGGCGCGTCCCGGCGACCGGCCAGCACTACCTCGACGCCGGCGCGGGCGCCCCCGTACTCCTCCTCCACGGCAACCCGTCCTGGAGCTACGTCTGGCGACGCCTGCTGCCCGTGCTGTCCCCGCACGTCCGCTGCCTCGCCCCGGACCTCCCGGGACTGGGACTGTCCCCCCGTCCCGTGCCACCACCGAGCAACGCCGACCGCTATGCGGCCCAACTCGACTTTCTGGACTCCCTGTTCACCCACCTCGTCGATCACCGCCGCATCCCGCCCCGCGGCTGGACCTTCGTCATGCACGACTGGGGCGGGCCCCTCGGCATCGCCTGGGCCCTGCGCAACCCCGGCGTGGTCGACCGCCTGGTCGTCCTCAACACCATCGGCTTCCGCTGGCCGCCGGGATACCGGTTGCCGCTCTCCCTCAGGTCCATCAGGGGCGTGGCCGCCGTCGCCGCGCTCGCGCACCTCACCAACGCCTTCCCCCGAGCCGCCGTACGCGCCGGTGTCGTCCACCGGCTCCGCGTGGAGGTACGGCGCGCCTATCTGCTGCCGTACGCCCATCGCCGGGACCGCGGGGCCGTCGTGGAATTCGTCCGCAGCATCCCCCGCGACGACGACCCGGCCTGGCGGCTCCTGGAACCTCCCGAGGGCCGGAGCCGCCTGGCCCGACTCCCGGTCTTCGTCGGCTGGGGCATGCGCGACCCGGTCTTCACCCCACTCGTCCTGGACGAATGGACCCGCAGATTCCCCCAGGCCCGCGTCCACCGCTACGCCGACGCCGGCCACTACGTGATGGAGGACGCGGCCGACGAACTCGGCCGCGACATCCGCGACTTCCTCCTGGAGACGGCACGACGATGA
- a CDS encoding AMP-binding protein, translated as MTEAGFFSQVTRRAQERSDATALVRGRRDGSGEAISFARLLAGCDRTARALRTAGVRRGQKAVTMTRDPYELVTAVYALLTLGAVPVLIEPGLPPAHLRACLDEVAPQVFVGEPLAHLARRALGWGRRHVTTPLVTGPAVPGLGRRLPTAVPQCDGPAPEDVREPSADDLAVIAFTSGSTGVPKGVEYHYGTLTGQTEALAPVLATEPGGVLLGGFLPVALLGPALGLTTVAPAVNHLAPARTRPESILRPLLEHRASVVAAAPAVLGLLAAHCARRGLTLPSVDRVLSFGAPLRPGLADALHAVLRPDAEVLSVYGATECLPVSAISATELRSLRTPARTVRAGTCLGRPVPGVRVRVLEADAAGVGEIAVAGRNVSPAYHARPQATAASRVTDDCGSLHRTGDLGRLDDRGRLWFHGRKAHRVTGRGFALTTESIEATADTATGVARTALVGVGPTGGQCAVLCAELTAGRVRDPRAATAALRSALAGHPDGHHVERILIHPGFPTDIRHNSKIDRERLADWATKRLRRAR; from the coding sequence ATGACCGAGGCAGGCTTCTTCTCCCAGGTGACACGGCGGGCCCAGGAGCGCTCCGACGCCACCGCGCTGGTCCGCGGACGCCGGGACGGCTCCGGCGAGGCGATCAGCTTCGCCCGACTGCTCGCCGGCTGCGACCGGACGGCCCGGGCACTGCGGACGGCCGGCGTCCGCCGCGGCCAGAAGGCGGTCACCATGACCCGGGACCCGTACGAACTCGTCACCGCCGTCTACGCGCTGCTGACCCTCGGCGCCGTACCGGTCCTGATCGAGCCGGGGCTGCCCCCCGCGCACCTGCGCGCCTGCCTGGACGAGGTCGCCCCGCAGGTCTTCGTCGGCGAGCCGCTCGCGCACCTGGCCCGCCGGGCCCTGGGATGGGGACGCCGGCACGTCACCACACCCCTGGTGACCGGCCCCGCCGTCCCCGGCCTGGGACGACGGTTGCCCACCGCGGTCCCGCAGTGCGACGGGCCGGCCCCGGAGGACGTCCGGGAACCCTCCGCCGACGACCTCGCCGTCATCGCGTTCACCTCCGGCTCGACCGGAGTGCCCAAGGGCGTGGAGTACCACTACGGCACGCTGACGGGACAGACCGAGGCCCTCGCCCCGGTGCTCGCCACGGAGCCGGGCGGGGTCCTGCTCGGCGGCTTCCTGCCCGTCGCCCTCCTCGGCCCGGCCCTCGGACTGACCACCGTCGCCCCGGCCGTCAACCACCTTGCCCCCGCCCGCACCCGCCCCGAGAGCATCCTCCGCCCCCTCCTGGAACACCGCGCCTCCGTCGTCGCCGCCGCACCCGCCGTGCTGGGCCTGCTGGCCGCCCACTGCGCCCGCCGCGGCCTGACCCTCCCCTCGGTCGACCGCGTCCTCTCCTTCGGCGCCCCGCTGCGCCCCGGCCTCGCGGACGCCCTGCACGCCGTGCTCCGCCCGGACGCCGAGGTGCTCAGCGTCTACGGCGCCACCGAGTGCCTGCCGGTCAGCGCCATCAGCGCCACCGAACTGCGTTCGCTCCGCACACCGGCACGGACCGTGCGCGCGGGGACGTGCCTGGGGCGTCCGGTGCCAGGCGTCCGGGTCCGGGTCCTCGAAGCCGACGCGGCCGGGGTCGGCGAGATCGCCGTCGCCGGCCGCAACGTCAGCCCCGCCTACCACGCCCGCCCGCAGGCCACCGCCGCCTCCCGCGTCACCGACGACTGCGGGTCGCTGCACCGCACCGGCGACCTGGGACGGCTCGACGACCGGGGACGCCTGTGGTTCCACGGCCGCAAGGCGCACCGTGTCACCGGACGAGGCTTCGCCCTGACGACCGAGAGCATCGAAGCGACGGCCGACACCGCAACGGGCGTGGCGCGCACCGCCCTGGTCGGCGTCGGCCCGACGGGCGGTCAATGCGCCGTCCTCTGCGCCGAGTTGACGGCGGGCAGGGTACGTGATCCCCGCGCCGCCACCGCCGCGCTGCGCTCGGCGCTCGCCGGGCACCCGGACGGGCACCACGTCGAACGGATCCTGATCCACCCAGGCTTTCCCACCGACATCCGTCACAACTCCAAGATCGACCGGGAACGGCTGGCCGACTGGGCCACCAAGCGACTGCGGAGGGCCCGATGA
- a CDS encoding NAD-dependent epimerase/dehydratase family protein: MTGPERVLVTGGTGFLGTEICRRLIARGTETHSFSRRPSMALSRLGVHQHRGDLADPAAVARAVAGCDAVIHTAALAGVSGPARPYWLTNVYGTRNVLRQCRIHAVRTLVHTSTASVVFRPAGLEYADETTPYPTRHLAAYPRTKAQAEQLVLAANRPALATCSLRPHIIWGPGDPHFLPALRRAVVGRRLVMPGDGFNLVDTTHLRTAAHAHLVALDRLHARHSADGQPVAGRAYFIAQGEPRPLRLIVTLLMAAAGIPASWLSAPARLARAAATARETAALLTGTSGTRELSHFLIAELTSPHWFNLTAARQNLGFSPPISFAEGLGQLHDALRPRT, translated from the coding sequence ATGACCGGCCCGGAGCGGGTCCTCGTCACGGGCGGTACGGGTTTCCTCGGCACCGAGATCTGCCGGCGCCTCATCGCCCGCGGCACCGAAACCCACTCCTTCAGCCGCCGCCCCAGCATGGCGCTGAGCCGCCTCGGGGTGCACCAGCACCGGGGCGATCTCGCCGACCCCGCGGCCGTCGCACGAGCGGTCGCCGGCTGCGACGCCGTCATCCACACGGCGGCCCTGGCCGGTGTGAGCGGCCCGGCGCGCCCGTACTGGCTCACCAACGTCTACGGGACCCGCAACGTCCTCAGACAGTGCCGCATCCACGCCGTCCGCACCCTCGTCCACACCTCGACGGCAAGTGTCGTCTTCCGTCCCGCCGGCCTGGAGTACGCCGACGAAACCACCCCGTACCCCACCCGTCACCTGGCCGCCTACCCCCGCACCAAGGCCCAGGCCGAACAACTCGTCCTGGCCGCCAACCGCCCCGCCCTGGCGACCTGTTCCCTCCGTCCCCACATCATCTGGGGGCCCGGCGACCCGCACTTCCTCCCGGCCCTGCGGCGCGCGGTCGTCGGCCGTCGCCTGGTCATGCCCGGCGACGGCTTCAACCTCGTCGACACCACGCACCTCCGCACCGCCGCCCACGCCCACCTCGTCGCGCTCGACCGCCTGCACGCCAGGCACTCGGCCGACGGCCAACCCGTCGCCGGGCGCGCCTACTTCATCGCCCAGGGCGAGCCCCGCCCCCTGCGTCTGATCGTCACCCTCCTCATGGCCGCCGCAGGTATCCCCGCCAGCTGGCTGTCCGCACCGGCCCGACTGGCCCGCGCCGCCGCCACGGCCCGCGAGACCGCCGCCCTCCTCACCGGCACCTCCGGTACCCGTGAACTGAGCCACTTCCTGATCGCCGAACTCACCAGCCCCCACTGGTTCAACCTCACCGCCGCCAGGCAGAACCTGGGCTTCTCCCCACCGATCTCCTTCGCCGAGGGACTGGGGCAGCTGCATGACGCGCTGCGGCCGCGCACCTGA